TCCAACACCGGGGACTCACCAAAGTGGATGCCGATAGAGTCCCTACGGCCAGGGCCTTAGATCTAAGCCAGTCGTGTTCACACATTTTTATTCGTGGAACCCTGTGTTGACATAATCTGAGAAGGAACTCAGGGTATGGAACGGGGACAAGCAGTTTCACACCTAGGACTCAGAGCTCTTGGTAACACCCAGTGTGCCTGAGAAAGCACCAGGGCTCCAGGAGCAGTATGGGAACCAAGGGTCGAGCTGAACTTCTGTTTCCCAGGtgtggaaactgaagcccagagagggggtGACTCTCCCACGGTCACACAGCTAGGGACAGATCCAGAACTAGATCGAGACACTTGATACCAATTCTACTACACCAAGATTTCCCTCCACACCACCCTAGCCGCCCCCACAGTGTGGCGCCttgaggcagggaaggggcacaCGGCTGGGATCTTGTCCAGGGTCCAGCCTCTGGCCCCAGTCAAGGCACAGACCACAAGAGACAAAAATCTGGAAGGCAGGCGTGGGAAGGCTGTTCGGGGTCACGGCCTGGTTATGCCATGTCTTCCCCCCCACTCTTAATTGAGTTTGAGGtggttgttttttatttccttaagaaatggaaaagaatgaaactgcgTAAACACAGCGATGTTAACTCCCTGAAAAACCTCCTGCCATTTTAACTCTgttactggagaaataaaagagaaataatttgtcCACCCACACTTAGCTCTTTCTGACGAAGGTAGGTGAATATTGCTTTGCTAATCGAGGGTGACGGCTGGAAGTGGAGCCGCGCTGACTGATCCCAGCCTGAGAAGAAGCCACCGCTACCCCAGAAGGAGCGGCCCGCCGCGGCTGCCGGGCCCGGGTCACCAGCGCGTGTCCGCCCTCCACAGGTCCCCCCCAGCCGGTAGTGATGGAGGCGCTGGACCAGGCCGAAGGGCTCGTGGACGCGCCCAGAGAGatgccgccgcccccgccgcctccgccgcccTCAGAGCCTGCTCAGAAGCCGCCACCTCGCGGCGCCGGGAGCCACTCCCTCACTGTCAGGAGCAGCCTGTGCCTGTTGGCTGCCTCCCAGTTCCTGGTAAGGCGATCTCAGGCCTGACGAGGGTCTGCAGAGAGGGCAGGTGGAGGGACGGCCCGCCACGGCCCCCCCAAGGTGGCCACCCGGGGATCGGGGGGGATGAGGGGCCTTCCCGGTGCCCCTCGGTGCCTCGAAGCTCTCGGGCCGGTGTGCGGAGGAGGCTGGAGTTCTCAGCTACAGAGCTAAGACCCTCACAGCCCGGCCTTCCCTAACGCAAGGAGCAGGAACTTAGGCCTCCCCAGCAGCCAGGCCTGCAGGGGCCTCTCTGAGGACTTCCCGTCTATGGAGATATCTCGGGGgaaacttttccttttatgtgtgtacctggtgggggaggggaggtcccCCCTGGGAAGGGCTTCGTCTTGGCTCCCTCCAGTCAGCTTTTCTGCAGGGACAGTCCTGAGGCCTTCGCGCACACAGCACCTGGGCTCTTCCCTCAGCTGTGCGGTCTGGGGGGGCTAGGCTGAGGCTGCAGGTGAGCTCTGCAGGGGGAACGGGGGCAAGGAGCCCAGGCTCCAATCTCAGTCCGCTCCCccctggctgccccagcttgcctGCGGGGTGCTCTGGCTCAGCGGTTATGGGCCCGTCTGGTCGCAGAATGCCACAGACCTCATCTCCTCCTTGCTCACACTCCTGGAACAGCTGGGACCCATGGTGAGTAAACTCCAGGGAGCTCCCAGGTAGGACGGAGCTATTGGGGGCCTCCAATGTCACCAACCCCTGGATGGGGCTTCTCTGAGTTCAGAAGATACTTCCACACCCTTGAaacccttctccctgctccccacccactcCTGCTCGGCGgctttcagagcctcagttttgtcaCCGTAGGAATGGATGAGAACTGCGTCCCCAGCACCCCCCTGACTTGTTTGTCTCATGttccccaggcctggctgggtGTTGGGACCTGGGAAGTCCCCAGTCTGCTGCTGGTCACTCTGTCTGTGATCCTCATTACCACCCTGGTAAGGTGCCTCCTGACCTGACCTCAGTGCTCCCCTCCTCTGACCCTGAGGCCCAGTCCCCACCAGCTCCCATTTGCTCTCCAAGCTAGATGTTTCAGGTAGGGGCAAGGACAGGGTGTCTGTCTCCTTCCACCAGTGTGCCCAGCCTGGGATGAGGGGCACCTTCTTCTTGAAAATGGGTTTGCAGTGTTCTAGGCTGAGGGAAGGACTAAGGCCCGAGAAGACTAGGGTAGGAGCCCCACACCCCACCAAGAAGACCTCAGTCCacaagaaactgagggttgccaggggagggggcagggggtaaGGTGGGGGCTGGAACCTCCCATCTAGGTGAAGGATAGTGCCATGCAGACCGctcccaggagggcagggctgtTTTAGACTCACTGAGggcagggggctcaatctcatggaTACCCCATTACTCAGGGGCTAGCCAACATGGTCCCAGGTCCATGATACTGTATCTTCCCAACTAGGCGTGGCACCTCCTGAGGACTCCTCCAGAGCCACACACCGCAGTGCCCCCTGAGGATAGGCGCCAGTCAGTGAGCCGCCAGCCCTCCTTCACCTACTCAGAGTGGATGGAAGAGAAGGTCGAGGATGACTTCCTGGACCTGGACCCCGTCCCTGAGACTCCTGTGTTTGACTGCGTGATGGACATCAAGCCTGAGGCTGACCCTGCCTCACTGACTGTCAAGTCCATGGGTCTACAGGAAAggtgggaaggggggaggaggggtgggctgCGTGGGCTCTTGAGCTCTCAGCTCCCTGCCAGAAGGGCAAGTGCCTGACTCTGACTCCAGTGGCCAGGACAGAGCCAGCCTCGTGGTTTAGCCAGTGTAGCCACATGCTCCCCAGGTCTGATTCACATAGATCAGAACGCCCCAGGGTAAATACTGTTGCTGCACACGGGCACACGGGCATACCTGTGTGCACGCTCACACAAAAACTCCTGTACTCAAGTAAGTTTGGGGAGGTTCCTTTATTACAGGACTTGTCAGGGCCTTTAACATGCTTGTGTTCATTGTAAATCAACAAGGGGGTAGCACGTGGCATTCCTCGAAGTCTGTTGACCCCAGACCCCTACTTTTATAGTGTCCCATAGTGTTCCCGAGAGCGTACTTTGGGAGGTGTCAGCACCCTCTTTCAGAGCCCCGTTGGGTAAGCCAGATCACACCGGGTTTGCGTTACCTACACGACGTTGTGGAAGATGCACTAAATGAGGAGTCAGAAAACCTAGCTTTtcgtcccagctctgccatcgCCTtactgtgtgagcttgggcaattcttgtcctctctctgggactcagtttcccttcCTATATAATGAGGGCTTTTCGCGTGTCCCGTGCCTTAGACACTGAACATGGTAGAGCTTGTCTAGTGCGGACATCTTTGCAGTTGCTGTACTGCCCGGGACTCCCTCTTCCCCTGATAGCCGAGGGACCTGGCCTCTCCTGGGTGAGATGTCCGTGACTCCTTGGCAGCCTCACCCAGGACTCGTGGGGCCAAGGCCATGATGCACAGGGTAGAGCCCTGCTTCTCTGCTGTAGGCAGGTGCCCTGTCTCATGACTTCCTGGGGCCACAGGGCTGGGAACTGCCTCCAGCAGTGGCAGAGGAGAGTCCAGGGAGGGCTGTGTTGAGATTGCCTTGGATGGAACCTCTGGAACTGGGGCCCCAAGCCTCCCTCAGTTAGCGACTCCGCGGCAGGAGACAGGGAGTCAGGCCTCAGCCTCGGGGCTGAGCCTCGTGCTCCTCACGCAGGGGTGCTgtcccccctcccactcctctcctGGGTGCCACCCTGCTCCCACCCTGGATCTCTCCTGCCTCATCTTCCCACCTCTGAGACGCGCTCCCTTTCCCGGTCCTTCCAGGAGGGGCTCCAACGTCTCCCTGACCCTGGACATGTGCACGCCAGGCTGCAGTGAGGAGGGCTTTGGCTATCTCATGTCCCCACGTGAGGAGTCAGCCCGTGAGTACCTGCTCAGCGCCTCCCAGGTCCTGCAGGCTGAGGAGCTTCACGAGAAGGCCCTGGACCCCTTCCTGCTGCAGGCAGAATTCTTTGTGAGTCCCCCTGAGTCAGCCGCCCGCAGCGGGCAGACCTTTCGGCTCACATCGGTCACGCACCCAGCCAGGCAGTGGTGCGGGGTGCCCAGAACCCGGCACCTCATAGACTGATGTCATTTCCTTATCTGCTCTCCCGCCGTCTTGGGCAAGCTGcttcccctctgagcctcagtttcctcatctggaaagtggggataAAAATCATTGGAATATTGCAAGGATTAAGGAGATGGCTGACGTGTGCAGAGCACTCATCGCGGTGACTGGTGTCCAGTGGCATCCCCAAGTCCTTACTGCCCAGTACTGTGCTTTGAAAGTGATGGAAAGCCTTCCTTCTGACTCTCCtgctttcctcccctcctcctgccccacatCTCTAAGCATTGTTCATCCTCTGACAACTCTCCAGTCacttccccaccccagacccctgCAAGAGCCTCCAGCTGCCTCCTGTTGGACTCTGAGGGACCCAATAAGTGACCTCTCTGCTTTGCCTGCCGGAGCACTCAGCCAGTCGTTAGCTAAGACATAGGAGGTGACAATATCACCTTTATTTTTGATGATGAAAGCTAAGCTTGAAATGAGGCTTAGGTGTGTAGCAATAGCGAGCTTCCTGATACCAGGAATTAAGTTTTCTACCCACCCCAGGAGGTGCACCcctatatttctttctctgcagGAGGGTCcccaaaggaggaagaaggaaggggctTGGGCCCAAAAGTGCATTCCTCACTCGAACTCACCCATCTGGTAACTCGCCCACCAGTGTGGGCAGGAATGGGCAAGAGGCCATGAGTATTTGGGGAGAGTCTCTCCTGGGAGAAGCCAGGGGGATGGGGCAGCCATGTGCTTCCCTCAACTTCCCTTGCCCAGGCCACCTTGCCTCCTACCTGGACCTGATGGCTATTTCTTCTGAGAAAACCTCTGCCACCCTCCGACCCACTGCTCCACATTCTCCAGGGCTGGGCATGGCCTGTCCTAACCCGAGTTGGGCCAGCCTCCCACCCCTACAGGAACTGTCCACTTCAAACTGGACCACCACCCCAGGCCTTCCTCTTCCCGTGCCTCTACTCACATCATCCCCCCACTGGATgcttccagaaagccttcctCCACCACCCCAGCCTCAGCTTTGCTGTGTGCTCCCATCACCCTCACCTCCCCTTGAAGAAAGGGCTTGCATCCTGTTTGGTGTTTCCTGTTCAGTAGATCATTGTTGATTTTGCCCAGAGACAGAGGAACACAGCCTTTACCCTCACTCCATGGGCACTTTTGTACATCTCGGTTTTGCGGGGGGAGGTTTTGGATTCTCATAATAACCCTAGAAATTGAGTGTAGTGATTCTTGAAGCCCATACTTACTATGTCCTGAAACCGTGGACACCGTGAACCTGTCTGTAGTCAGGCACTGAGCAGTGTGGACAGGTGGAGGGGGGAGCAAAGAAGCCAGAGGCACTGGGGAGTCACCCCaagaacagtggggaggggctaAGGGGGGATCTTAAAGGCCGGGAACTGTTTGGACAGATGGAGAAGGGTGGGACCAGTGCTCCCGACCCACAGAAGGTCAGAAGGAATGCTGGGAGCTCAGACTTGGAGGCAGGAGGGCGAGGGGCACATTCACAGCAGGGAAGAGACTGGCATGTAATTGGAGAGCAGGTCCCCGAGAACAGCCCTGGGGAAAACAAAGACCAGATCCCAGGCCACCTCGCATGCCAGGCAGAGGACTTTGGACCTGGAGCTTTTGACACAGAGCGTGATTGGGAGGCACAAACACATCCCTGGGGACTCAGAAGGAGGCTTCTTTCCTGCTGGAGCATtggggaaggcttcttggaggaggtggcatttaagGTGGAGGACAGAGGAACGGGGTGGATGTTCCCACAAAGCGAGCAGCACAAGCCGAGCTCCTGGAGGTGGGAATGCCCAGGGCAGGAACTCGGATCAGCAAAGCCACTCGGGTTGGCGGCGGCGCCGGGAGTGTGATAGAAGGCAGTGATTGGCCGGGTTgctttttctcttgttccttgTTCATCAACcacttattgagcatctactatgtgccaggctggCCCCGGATCAACAATCGTAATAATAACAGTTATTATacactcactatgtgccaggcactgtcctaagtgtTTTTTGTGTGCACTGACTCGTTTACTAGTAAATGTTCACTGAAGGAATGTATGCACCCCAGCAAACATGGACTGGGCTAGAAGTTCGGGGCCCACCAGTGCCGGAGTCAAACGTCTGTGAGAGGCAGCCCACAGCTGCTAACACCCCCATGTCCTCCTCTTGCAGGAAATCCCCATGAACTTTGTGGATCCGAAGGAGTATGACATCCCTGGGCTGGTGCGGAAGAACCGGTACAAAACCATCCTTCCCAGTGAGTACTCACTGCCccagggggtggggacaggctCACCCTCACCTCGGTGCTCCTTGCCCTGAGGAAGACCTCAACCCCAGAGCTAGGCCTCCAGGGTcatgaggagaagagaaagagggctgTGGGTACCCGGTGAAGGGAAAGGACCCCCGCTTGTGAGGGCAGGGGTGAGTTCATTCCTTCACCCTTGCCCTGGCTATGCTTGGCTCTGGAAActcaaagagaaagaatgagggtAATAGCAGCTGCTAGACAGGAGTTTAAAGGCCTCTTTATCTCTTCAGAGATAGAGATAAGAGGGGAAGATTTTAAAGAGGGGAaaataaggcccagagaggttaagtggctcATCCACAATGACACAGCTAGGAAGCGCAGAACTGAGTTTCAGTCTGGGCCTCTTTGACCCCGGAATCGGGCTCTTTTGTCTACCTTGAGTCGAATTTGGTCAGACTGAGTCCTCTAACAGGAAGAACCACCCCCACAAGGAAATGAGCTGCCTGTCAGATGGTGAGCTCCCCGTCACTCAAGGTGTTCAAGTGAAGCTGCATGATCAATCCCCTGGCAGATCTGAGAGGGATTTTCCCCCTTCGAGGGCAGTTAGACCAGGTGCCCTAATGTTCCTCTTTCAGCCCTGGGGTGTCATTTTCAGATAACTTTCATCAAGCCCCTGTCTGCCTATCACCCCTGCCAAGttctggccccaggccccagggctggcTTAGGGGGTGACTTGTTGAAAGTGAATCCCCACCAACCTACTCCACTCAGTTTGTGGAGTAATGAGGCTTTGAAAAAGCAGTTGTGCCATCAGCATCTCCAACAACATGTAAGATGTCAggacttatttttaacttttaaaatatcgaCTTGTGGTTGCTATGGTTACACCATCTCTAGGTAGTTCCGGTTAAACAAAGCACCATTTAAGGCCAGGATGCATTATTCAGGGCTGCTCACCTCTTTCTTCATCTTGTCACCCTCCAACCAACCAGCCCCCTGTGGCGGGAGGGGCTCAGGTCCCCCAGAACCCAGGGCTTTGCTGCTCACTCAGAATGGtccctgggggagggtgggagccaGGCCACCACTCCTCCTGGTCCCCACTGGATTGCTGAGAGGTCTTGAGCCAGTTCAACCATGCTCTGAGCCTCCAGGCCCTGGAGCCCCACAGAGCATCCTCCGTGGCCCCAAGAAGTGACCCTGTGCCTCAGAGACTGGGACCAGTGCGGGGTGTGTGTGGGACAGAGGGCGTGTCAGATGTGACAGAGGCCTGCCAGATTCAGGACACCCTGAAgcttgttctctcattcatttggCACACATCGGCTGAACCTCCGCCCCAGGGACTGGGGATTGAGGCATGAATGAGAGACAGGGAGTTCACAGTCTAATGGAAGAATCAGACCCATTGGCAGTTACAGGACAGAATGACCAGTAACCCAGCTGGCAGCACTGAAGACAAGATATGGGGGAGTAATTTCTGTCCATTTGCCACTGTGCCCCAAGTACCAAaatagggcctggcacatagtagacattcTGCTCCTATttgaatgagggagggagggagggaatgaaggaaggaaggaaagaaggaatgtcTCTCAGATcagctctccctctccatcctcactgcCATATGTAAAGGTGGCACTGGGCAATATAGATGCCCTGACTTTTGGGGGGTCAGGTCATCTATATTGCCCAGTTCCAGGAGCACTTTGGCATAGACTACATTGACATAAGGCCTCTGGAGTTGTGCCAGGCAGTAATCTCCTGACGGGTCTCCTGAGTCCTGTACTCTCCCCTCCTATCCTTCATCTACCATTATCACAGAAATGGTGCAAACCAGAAATCCATTTGTGTCCTTCTCCTCCTTAAACACTGTCATTGTCACCCTTGTAATCCTCGGGTTTCGATAAGCATGGTTTATAAGACCCTCTGACAGGTGGTTCCTCTCCAGCTCATGGCTccatcccccaccctgccctgtgccctggAATCGGACAGAATGGTGTTCCCTACTCCTGTTCCTACTGGGCCTTCACACCCAGCCCGGTTGCTGTCAGACCACCCACTGCTTGCCTGCCTGCAGTACTTGGGGGCAGGGACCCCGTCTTGTTTGTTGGGGAGTCCCTACGCTCAAGCACAGCACCAGGCACAGAGGCAGTACTCAGGGGGGTCACCGTGCCCACGGTGGTTCTTTAATGCCAAAGGCCCTGGTGTCTGGCCCGAGGGTGCTGTGCCCACTTCTGGCCCCTGATCTGGGCAGCCACCAGCAAGAAGCGAGCCGGCCCCTCAGCACTCCCTGCTCCTTTCTTCTGCCGGCCACCCAGcgtcccctgcccttcccctcccttctctgctgcCTGGCCCCCAGATCAGCTGCCGGGACCTCAGGCCTTGGGGCTGGGCATGAAAGGGCTGGAGAGCAGAGGCTTGTGAGTGTCACCTGCTTTTCCTCCCCGGTTTGGGATCCTCTCTACCTGGGGACTTCCTAGGGAAGCTGGTAATAATGGCTGTCGTAACAGCTCTGTGCTACATGGCGTGTGCTGGGCTCAGTTACTGATCCCGAGTTACCATTCGCTCCTTTCACCTTTACAAGACGAGCAGGGCTAGGATGGAAGGGATGTTCCCAGGTCGTAGACGCGGCACGGGGAAACTAAGCTGACGCTGCCAGCAAGTCACAGCAAGTCACAGCGTCAGGACTCGAACCCAGCTCTCGGCTCCCCTGTCCTGCCTTGGAGAGCCCCAGCCTGGGTGCTGGAAGCGTCTTCCGTTCGGCCCTCCCTATTCGGGAGAGAAAGGGATAGGACAGGGAGCTGGTGACAGAGCCAGAGCAGGAGCCAGGGCCCGggcccccagccacctccctgccCACCGCACGCAGCCTCCCTGTCTCCGTCCCAGCCTCTGCCCCAACAGAAGAGTCCATTCAGGGAGGCTCTAGCTGGAACGAAACAGATTCTActccagggagagaagcaggaggcTGTGAGACTCTGTAACTGCGGGACTGGACATGTGAATAGattggaaaaaaagataaaaagccgGCGtgcccactccctctgctgctggATCGCAGGCGTGGAAGGCTCCACGCCCCCCATCCCTGTGCTCTCCCTCGGCTTTCTACCCCCAAATCCCAACAGCCCTTTGTATTTATACTTTACGGTTTACATCACACCTTCCCAgctgtttttttatttatcttcccaACAACCCTAGGAAGTAGGCAGCTTTAGCCCCGGGTTACAGATAGGAAAATTGAGGCTTAGGAGGGCCGTGTGCTTTTCAGGTGGACCCAGCACGTCAGTGACCGTGGGCGTCCAAACGCTTGCTGCCCTGCTGCCCGGGATGCGTGCCCTCCGTCGTTCTTTTCTTGACTTAGCTCTGTCCTCTCCAGAACATGAGGCACGGGGAGCCCAGGGAAGCCTACGGGACACAGGCAGGGGGCAGACACTGATGCTATGGAGGTGGACAGCCAGGGCCACGGAGATGGGCCAGTGTTTTGCTagtgggcaggggaaggaggaactTCAAGAATCCCAGAAGAAATGCGGGTGGCCTGCAGTGGGCCAGAGAAGATGGGCCCTGCCCTAGAGGGGTGGTCGCACCTGTCAAATACCGGCCTCacctgtctccccccaccccagacccccaCAGCAGAGTGTGTCTGACCTCACCAGACCCTGACGACCCTCTGAGTTCCTACATCAACGCCAACTACATCCGGGTACGTAGCCCCATCCAAGTGACCTCTCCCTGAGAGGGAGGCCCGAGCCCACAGGATCCGTCCTCCCGCTTGTCCCTAAGCCAGCGTGGCTCCCgccagcacccccaggaagggcCTGAGTGTGGGGACTGGGCCCAGGGAACATGGTGTCCGACCCTGACAGCCTGGGCTTGGCTGGCCGCAGGGCtatggtggggaggagaaggtgtACATCGCCACTCAGGGACCCATCGTGAGCACAGTCGGTGACTTCTGGCGCATGGTGTGGCAAGAGCACACGCCCATCATCGTCATGATCACCAACATCGAGGAGATGAACGAGGTAGGCACCCCTGTGCTGTTCCCAGGTGTCTGCCGCTTTGTGCCCTGTGCTGAGCATCTGTTTCCATATTAGTCCTGACAGCAGTCTTGGGAGGTTAGGAGCCTGCGGCCAAGGAGGGGAAATGGGAGGCTAAGCAGGGTTAGGTCATCTGCTCAGGGCCACAGGGATGGGCCGACCTCCGGAAACACgctgctctgcccccacccccagccagggcTCACTCTGGTGGCTCGTGTGCCCGTGCCAGGCC
Above is a genomic segment from Halichoerus grypus chromosome 11, mHalGry1.hap1.1, whole genome shotgun sequence containing:
- the PTPN5 gene encoding tyrosine-protein phosphatase non-receptor type 5 isoform X2, whose translation is MEALDQAEGLVDAPREMPPPPPPPPPSEPAQKPPPRGAGSHSLTVRSSLCLLAASQFLLACGVLWLSGYGPVWSQNATDLISSLLTLLEQLGPMAWLGVGTWEVPSLLLVTLSVILITTLAWHLLRTPPEPHTAVPPEDRRQSVSRQPSFTYSEWMEEKVEDDFLDLDPVPETPVFDCVMDIKPEADPASLTVKSMGLQERRGSNVSLTLDMCTPGCSEEGFGYLMSPREESAREYLLSASQVLQAEELHEKALDPFLLQAEFFEIPMNFVDPKEYDIPGLVRKNRYKTILPNPHSRVCLTSPDPDDPLSSYINANYIRGYGGEEKVYIATQGPIVSTVGDFWRMVWQEHTPIIVMITNIEEMNEKCTEYWPEKQVMYDGVEIIVQKVIHTEDYRLRLISLRSGTEERGLKHYWFTSWPDQKTPDRAPPLLHLVQEVEEAAQQEGPRCAPIIVHCSAGIGRTGCFIATSICCQQLRQEGVVDILKTTCQLRQDRGGMIQTCEQYQFVHHVMSLYEKQLSRQPPE
- the PTPN5 gene encoding tyrosine-protein phosphatase non-receptor type 5 isoform X1; amino-acid sequence: MNYEEARSAREKHAADDSEGGALDMCCSDRLPGPPQPVVMEALDQAEGLVDAPREMPPPPPPPPPSEPAQKPPPRGAGSHSLTVRSSLCLLAASQFLLACGVLWLSGYGPVWSQNATDLISSLLTLLEQLGPMAWLGVGTWEVPSLLLVTLSVILITTLAWHLLRTPPEPHTAVPPEDRRQSVSRQPSFTYSEWMEEKVEDDFLDLDPVPETPVFDCVMDIKPEADPASLTVKSMGLQERRGSNVSLTLDMCTPGCSEEGFGYLMSPREESAREYLLSASQVLQAEELHEKALDPFLLQAEFFEIPMNFVDPKEYDIPGLVRKNRYKTILPNPHSRVCLTSPDPDDPLSSYINANYIRGYGGEEKVYIATQGPIVSTVGDFWRMVWQEHTPIIVMITNIEEMNEKCTEYWPEKQVMYDGVEIIVQKVIHTEDYRLRLISLRSGTEERGLKHYWFTSWPDQKTPDRAPPLLHLVQEVEEAAQQEGPRCAPIIVHCSAGIGRTGCFIATSICCQQLRQEGVVDILKTTCQLRQDRGGMIQTCEQYQFVHHVMSLYEKQLSRQPPE